The region CGCCACGGCCTGAAATATCTGTGATTTTTTCAGCCGAGGAGAAACCCGGGGCAAAGATGAGCTCCAGCGATTCGCGGTCATCAAGCTGTGCGGCTTCCTCAGGGGTGATGACGCCCTTGCGGATGGCAACTTCGCGCATTTTTGCGGGGTCAATGCCCTTGCCATCGTCTTCAATTTCAATGGCGACAGAGTTGCCCTTGTGGAAGGCGCGCAGCACAACCTTGCCCTTGGCGGGCTTGCCGGCAGCGAGGCGCTGGTCTTCAGGTTCAATACCGTGGTCAACAGAGTTACGGATAAGGTGAACAAGCGGATCGCCGATGACTTCAACAACGCTCTTGTCCAGTTCCGTTTCTTCACCTTCCATGACCAGATCCACTTCCTTGCCGCTTTTGCGCGAAAGGTCGCGCACCAGGCGGGGAAAGCGGGAAAAGACGGAAGAGACCGGAACCATGCGCACCTTCATGATGGTGTCTTGCAGATCGTCAGAAATGCGCGCCATGGCGTAGGTGGTTTCAGAAAGGCTCTGGGCGACCTGGGAAATATCCACGTCATGCCCGGTGTCTTCAAGTGAACGGGCGATGAGGGTGTACCTGTTACGGTTGATGATGAGTTCGCCAATGAGATTCATCAGGTGGTCAAGGCGTTCATGGTCAACGCGGATGGTGGAAGAACCCTTGTGGTTCTCGGCAGCCGGAGCCGCAGCCGGAGCCGCCGGTTTTGCAGGTGCCGCAGGCTTGGCGGGCGCAGCGGGCTTTGCCGCTGCCGGGGCGGCGGGTTTTGCCGCTGCCGGGGCGGCGGGTTTTGCGGGCGTAGCGGGCTTTGCCGCAGCCGGAGCAGCAGGCTTGGGAGCCGGGGCATCCTGCTTGGGGGCAGCCGGAGCCGCCGCAGGCGTATTCTGTGCGGCTGTGCTGGCCGGGGCTGCGGGAGCCGGGGCGGCCTGTTCTTTTTCGGCCTTGGGTTCGGCTTCCGGTTCAGCAGGCTTTTCGACCGCCGGGGCGGTGGGAGCCGGGGCAGCCGGAGCCGCAGCAGGCGCACTCGGTGCCGCTGCCTTGGCCGGGCCGTCCAGCGCAAGCTGAACCATATCCTTGATGATGGAAACTTCCTGATCCAGCAGGTCAACCATCAATTCAAAGTCAATACCGCTGATGCGCCCCTGATCCACGATGCCAGCCGTGCGCTCGGCGTAGACCTTGATGTCTTCAAATTCCATAAAGCCGCAGGCGTTCTTGACCGCCATGAGGCAACGGTAGAGGGCATCAATGGAATCTTTGTGGCTGCCGTCTTTCTTGAGAGTTTCCAGCGCGGCATGAATAATTTCAAACTGCTGCCGCACCGTGACGCGAAAGGCCTCAGTATCATCGTTTTCAGCGCCAACAGCAAAAAATGTCGGAGTGACCACTTCAACCGGAGCGTGGGGATCTGTGGCTGCAGGGGTTTCCTGCTCGCTGGCCTCCTGCTCTGCATCTCCCTGGCTCTCGGCAGCATCGTGATGGTCGCCGTTGCCGTTCTGATTGGCCTGGGCGTCAAGAAGTTCCTGCGGCAGGGAAATGGGGCCGCCTGTCTGGGCTTCCTGAAGCTGCTTGACCACGGGAGAAATGTTGAAAGGAGTGGCTGAACCCGCTTCAATATTGATGCGCTGCACCAGGGCTTCCAGCACGTCAACCACAAGAAGCAGAAGGTCGATCAGCTCGTGTGTGGGCGTGATTTTGCCCTGACGGACATTGTTGAGCAGGGTTTCTGCTTCGTGCGTGAGCGAATTCAGTTCGCTGTAGCCGATAATGCCGCTGTTGCCCTTCATGTTGTGGAAGAAGCGGAAAATATCGTTGACCAGTTCATCACGGCCAATGGGATTTTCTTCCAGATCCAGCAGGGAGCTTGTGAGGTTTTCGATGGTGTCGTTGGACTCATCGATAAAATCTTTCAGGTGCCCTTCACCAAAGGCAGTGAGGGTATACGTAGGCAGATCGGGCAGGGTCTGCACCCAGTCCTTGCCAGACATGGCCGTAAACTCTTCTTCGTTTCCGGCGGTAGCGGCTGGGGTGTCAGCCGCGTTGGCGTTGCTGCTTTCGCTATACGCTTCAGCAGCTTCATCCACCGTGGGCTGTTCATCACTGATGGCAGGTTCTTCAACAACAGAGGCAGTTTCGACAAGCACTTCTGGTTGCGGCGCTGCTTCAGGTTCAGCCGCCACTGGCTGCGGCGCTGTTTCGCCGGCCATGATGGCATCGATCTGAGCCATGATGTGCCCAATCTCCACTTCGCCTTCGGCGTTGGTGGATTCAAGATTGTCGATCATCTGGCGCAGGGCATCGGTGGATGCCAGGATGACATCCATGATCTCCGAGGTCACAACCATTGTGCCTTTGCGCAGTTCGTCCAGAATATTCTCAGACTTGTGCGCCAGCTGATTGATGCGGTTCAGCCCCAGAAAACCCGATGCGCCCTTGAGGGAGTGCATGGGCCGAAAGATATCATTCAGCAGAGCAAGATTGTCCGGCGCCTTCTCAAGCTCAAGAAGGTTAGGCTCGATAGTTTCGAGATGTTCTTTGGCTTCCGCGATAAAATCGGCGAAAAGTTCCGGATCAAAAAATTCCTGGCTCATAACCTGTACCTTTATATGGCTGAAAGCACACTATTGCCCGAATTGGACACATACTGTCTTTCTTATCGGCTATCCCAGAAGCATCTTTATATTACGGACCATTTTTTCAGGCTGTGCCGGTTTAACCATATACAGGTTGGCGCCGAGGCTCATGCCGGTCTGAATGTCCTTCTCCTGCCCTTCCGTTGAAAGGACAATAATAGGAATATCCTTATAGGCATCCTGAGCGCGGATGGTCTTGATAAACGTGAAGCCGTCCATGCGGGGCATGTTCACGTCCGAAACAATCAGGTCGACCGGCTCAAGGCTGTAAAGCTTTTCAATAGCGTCAAGGCCATCCTCGGCGGTGCTGACCTTGAAGCCTTCGCCCTTGAGAACAAAGGCTACCAGGTTACGGATAGTCTTGGAGTCGTCTACGACCATAATATGTTTTTTCATAGGTGATCCTGTCCGTCTGTTGTTGGCTGCCGTACAAAATTTCACCGAACTCTAGAGATTATTCAGACTATTGGCAAGTCGAACCGCATGCTGTCTCAGCCAGGCAGACGATCAGACTTCAATAAGTTTGTCGACAATCAGTTCTGGGTCGATAATACCGTGGAGGCGTTCCTTGATATTGGCGAGGCCGCACAGAAAATCTGCCCCTTCGCCAAGTTGCGCCTCGATGTTCCAACTAATGCTATCTTTTGAAACCATGTACATGGTATGTATTTTGTCGATAATAAGGCCAAGCTGCATATCTTCTGTGCCACAAACAATGATAAAGCTTTTTTCTGTATAACGCTTAGTCTGGTCTGTGGTCAGCAATGCATCCAGGTGCAGCAGGGGCGTAACCTTGCCGCGCAAGTTGACAACACCAGCAATAAAGGGGGGCGCCATGGGCAGCCGGGTCAGCGGCATGTAGCGCAGCACCTCGACAATTACCGGCACTGGCAGCAAAAATACCTGTTCGCGCACATAGAACGAAACCATCTGCACCTGTTCTTCTGCCGCAAGCCTTGTGCGCAAGGAAGGCCGGGCAGTCTCTGCCTCTGCATGCCCGGCATGATGGGCTGGGCGCGCATGGTCTTTCGCTTCTCCTGCTGCGCCAGCCATCACCTGCTCCGGTTCAAGCACCGGCATGGTCTGCAATGCATCGCTGCCCAGATATTTTTGCACAAAGGCCTGTTCCGCAGCGCTCAGCGTTGCGTCTGCCGCTTGAGGTACGGCCAGGCACTGGTCTGCAAAGTATTCTTCGGGCGTTTTTACCATAGCTTCACCACTTCTTCTGCAAGCGAATTATACCCGAGCGCACCCTTTGAGCGGGCGTCGATATCATAAATGGTGCACCCCTGGGCGCTGGCCTCGCGAAAGTGCGTGTCCACCCCAATGACCGTCGAAAACATGGATTGCCCCATTTTGCGGCGCATCAGTTCAAGTACCCGTGTGCAGGCTTTTGCTCTCCTGTCGTACATGGTGGGCACTGCCCGGTAGCGTACGGGCCTGCCCAGGGCCTTGTTCAACGTGTGCAGCGTGTCGAACAGCAGCTTGAGCCCGTGCAAGGCAAGAAAATCTGTCTGGATCGGAATTATCAGCAGGTCTGCGGCAACCAGCGCATTGACCAGCAAAATGCCCACATGGGGTGGACAATCCAGAATTATGTAATCGTACCCATCGCGCACATGCGTGAGGCTGCGGAGGAGCACACTTCCCTTGGCCTGACGTTCGCGAAAATCAACTTCAAGCTCTGACAGCCGTATGCTGCCCGGCGCCACATCTATCCCCGGCAGCGCCTGCACATGGATAAGATCGGGCCAGATCACGGGCCAGGCATCTTCCTGCGCAAGAAAAAGATCGTGCAGGCTGCAAGTGATGCCTTCGGGGTATATTCTCGCATGCAGCGTGGCGCAGGCGTGGGGGTCAAGATCAAGAACAAGAACCTTTTTCCCCATGCGGGCAAGCGCGCTGCTCAGCGAAATGGATGTCGTGGTTTTGCCGACGCCCCCTTTTTGATTGGCAATAGCCAGAACTTTTGCGCACATGGTATCAGCATCAGCTCATTTTTCTGTAAACAATGGTTCCCTTGTGGTGTTCAAGCTGGAACGCACGGCTGATGTTATGCAGGGATTCGGAATGCCCGATAAGCAGAGCGCCGTTGATTTCAAGGTTGTCGTAAAAGGCGTTGATGACCTTGCGCTTCATTTCATCGTCAAAGTAGATGATAACGTTGCGGCAGAAAACAATCTGAGATTTTTCAACGCGTTTGAGCTGTTCCCTGTCATTGAGGTTAATGGGCCCAAAGGAAATGAGCGACTTCAGTTCCGGCTTGACTCTGTACTGCGTGTCTTCCTTGATAAAGTAAGCGTCCACAATTTCCTTTGGGGTCGTGCGCAGGGCATAATCGTTGTAAACTCCCCGGCGGGCAGCGGCCAGCACGGCCTCGGAAAGGTCATTGGCTGTGATCTTGATGTCCCAGCTGGAAAGTTCACTTTTCAGCACTTCACACAATATGATGGCAAGCGTGTAGGGTTCTTCGCCCGTGGAACAGCCAGCCGACCAGATACGCAGCTTTTTGCGCCCTGCCTTGCGGCACTGGTCAAGAATGTCGGGCAGCACACTTTTTTGAAAAACTTCAAGCTGCGGTGGATTGCGGAAAAAGCTTGTTTCGTTGGTTGTTACCACTTCAAAAAGCTTGGTGAGCTCTGTGCGGCGGCTGCCGTCAAAGCGCAGAAAGTTGTAATAGTCGCTGTAACTCTTGAGGTTCAGTTCCTTGATGCGGTTTGAAAGCCGGTTTTCAACAAGGTACTTCCTGTTTTCAGCAATGAAAATGCCGCACTGTTGATAGATGAAATCGCGCAGTTGCAGAAATTCCTCGTCAGATATCTGCAAATCCTTGCGGAAGGGCGAGGCTGCACGGGTGTTGTCTGCAGTTTGCGTGGGCGAGCGAAAAGCCGCGGCAGGCGTGAGCGGCGGGCGCATGGCGCTGGTCGCGGGTGCGCTTTGCGCGGGCCGTGCGGCACCAAGGCCGCCCGTAGCAGGCGCTGGGCTTGCTGTGCGCGGAGGCAGGGCAGACCCCAGCGGAGGCCTTGCTGTTTGCCCAAGACCAGACTGGCCTAGCCCGGATTGCCCCAGGCCAGTTTGCCCGAGAGGAGGCCGCGTTGCCGCACCAGACAGACCATTTGCAGCTTGGCCAAGTCCGGATTGTCCAAGTCCGGATTGTCCCAGGGGCGGGCGTGTTGCCGCAGGCGCAGCGGGGCTGGTGGCACCGCCTGCTGGAGGTGTGCGGAATGCAGAACCTGTCATGCCAGCGCCTTGTGTCGGGCTCGCAGGGGCCGGAGCCGTTGTTCGGAATGGCGAGGCAGGGGCTGGCGCAACGGGTTTGGCAACCGGAGCGGCTGGCGCTGCCCCAGGCGTTGGCGTCACGCCAAGCCGTGGACGTTGCTCTACGGGAGTAGCCGCGCTGCCAGCAGATGAGCCGTTGCCGCTGTTCTGGGCAGAGCCGAGCGGGCTTTTTGGAAATAACGTAGGGGGCTGAGACATACCTACTCCTGTTCGGCCTGGATCGTTGCCACCGCTTCTTCCGCTGCATGCTGGATATCTGGGTCTTCATGATTCATCAAACCCAGCAGTACGCTAAAGGCCACATTGCCGCCGATCTTGCCAAGAGCTTCAATAATCTTGAGGGCCACCATGGGGCTTGAACTCTCAAGCATTTGCGCCAGTTGAGGAACGGCATTGGCAACCTTGTGCATGCCCAGCGCGTCAACGGCGCGTATGCGAACCCATTCGTTTTCGTCATCAAGCCCATTGAGAATATAGGGCAGCACAGTTGGGGAAGCGATTTGCCCAAGCAGGTCAATCACTGCAAGGCGAACATCCTTGTCTTCATCTGAAAGGCGGGGCAACAGCAGGGGCAGGTATTCCTCGGCCTGTTCGCCAAGACCCAGGAAGGATTCCACCGCCACCTGCCGTGTGCGGGATGATTCATCTTCAAGCGCTGCCGTTAGTTCAGGCAGATTTTC is a window of Desulfovibrio desulfuricans DNA encoding:
- a CDS encoding chemotaxis protein CheA, producing MSQEFFDPELFADFIAEAKEHLETIEPNLLELEKAPDNLALLNDIFRPMHSLKGASGFLGLNRINQLAHKSENILDELRKGTMVVTSEIMDVILASTDALRQMIDNLESTNAEGEVEIGHIMAQIDAIMAGETAPQPVAAEPEAAPQPEVLVETASVVEEPAISDEQPTVDEAAEAYSESSNANAADTPAATAGNEEEFTAMSGKDWVQTLPDLPTYTLTAFGEGHLKDFIDESNDTIENLTSSLLDLEENPIGRDELVNDIFRFFHNMKGNSGIIGYSELNSLTHEAETLLNNVRQGKITPTHELIDLLLLVVDVLEALVQRINIEAGSATPFNISPVVKQLQEAQTGGPISLPQELLDAQANQNGNGDHHDAAESQGDAEQEASEQETPAATDPHAPVEVVTPTFFAVGAENDDTEAFRVTVRQQFEIIHAALETLKKDGSHKDSIDALYRCLMAVKNACGFMEFEDIKVYAERTAGIVDQGRISGIDFELMVDLLDQEVSIIKDMVQLALDGPAKAAAPSAPAAAPAAPAPTAPAVEKPAEPEAEPKAEKEQAAPAPAAPASTAAQNTPAAAPAAPKQDAPAPKPAAPAAAKPATPAKPAAPAAAKPAAPAAAKPAAPAKPAAPAKPAAPAAAPAAENHKGSSTIRVDHERLDHLMNLIGELIINRNRYTLIARSLEDTGHDVDISQVAQSLSETTYAMARISDDLQDTIMKVRMVPVSSVFSRFPRLVRDLSRKSGKEVDLVMEGEETELDKSVVEVIGDPLVHLIRNSVDHGIEPEDQRLAAGKPAKGKVVLRAFHKGNSVAIEIEDDGKGIDPAKMREVAIRKGVITPEEAAQLDDRESLELIFAPGFSSAEKITDISGRGVGMDVVRTNIKNLKGSVSTYSEVGKGTRFTLSLPLTLAIIDALMVNVSGQMYAIPLDAVSETTKIEAERLTDVKGRKAVTLRGEVLGVVELSEMLGLPRTDPLPDVLSVVVIHDNDRRLGLVVDRLLERQEIVIKPLGAYLGDLKGISGATIMGDGSVILILDPHEIYIMATSKAPSIGAGGEQGKQPVSVRM
- a CDS encoding response regulator; this translates as MKKHIMVVDDSKTIRNLVAFVLKGEGFKVSTAEDGLDAIEKLYSLEPVDLIVSDVNMPRMDGFTFIKTIRAQDAYKDIPIIVLSTEGQEKDIQTGMSLGANLYMVKPAQPEKMVRNIKMLLG
- a CDS encoding chemotaxis protein CheW; this translates as MVKTPEEYFADQCLAVPQAADATLSAAEQAFVQKYLGSDALQTMPVLEPEQVMAGAAGEAKDHARPAHHAGHAEAETARPSLRTRLAAEEQVQMVSFYVREQVFLLPVPVIVEVLRYMPLTRLPMAPPFIAGVVNLRGKVTPLLHLDALLTTDQTKRYTEKSFIIVCGTEDMQLGLIIDKIHTMYMVSKDSISWNIEAQLGEGADFLCGLANIKERLHGIIDPELIVDKLIEV
- a CDS encoding ParA family protein, which codes for MCAKVLAIANQKGGVGKTTTSISLSSALARMGKKVLVLDLDPHACATLHARIYPEGITCSLHDLFLAQEDAWPVIWPDLIHVQALPGIDVAPGSIRLSELEVDFRERQAKGSVLLRSLTHVRDGYDYIILDCPPHVGILLVNALVAADLLIIPIQTDFLALHGLKLLFDTLHTLNKALGRPVRYRAVPTMYDRRAKACTRVLELMRRKMGQSMFSTVIGVDTHFREASAQGCTIYDIDARSKGALGYNSLAEEVVKLW
- a CDS encoding CheR family methyltransferase is translated as MRPPLTPAAAFRSPTQTADNTRAASPFRKDLQISDEEFLQLRDFIYQQCGIFIAENRKYLVENRLSNRIKELNLKSYSDYYNFLRFDGSRRTELTKLFEVVTTNETSFFRNPPQLEVFQKSVLPDILDQCRKAGRKKLRIWSAGCSTGEEPYTLAIILCEVLKSELSSWDIKITANDLSEAVLAAARRGVYNDYALRTTPKEIVDAYFIKEDTQYRVKPELKSLISFGPINLNDREQLKRVEKSQIVFCRNVIIYFDDEMKRKVINAFYDNLEINGALLIGHSESLHNISRAFQLEHHKGTIVYRKMS